From a region of the Tateyamaria omphalii genome:
- a CDS encoding aminotransferase class I/II-fold pyridoxal phosphate-dependent enzyme, with the protein MKFPERFSNLPAYAFPRLRALLDHHEPGGDVVHMTIGEPKHAFPAWVTDVITEHAAGFNNYPPNEGLPELRQAFCDWLGRRYGVAMDADANVMPLNGTREGLYNAGMALCPEVKNGQQPVVLMPNPFYQVYMLAAISAGAEPVLVPATAETGHLPDYASVDPEILNRTVACYMCSPANPQGAVAGKGYWQDLIALAEQYDFQVFADECYSEIYRDVPPVGVLECIGDADPERVVAFHSLSKRSNLPGLRSGFIVGGPATIREAKQLRTYAGTPLPTPLQHAAAAVWADEAHVVQNRAQYHEKYDMADRILGNVPGYMSPEAGFFLWLPVGDGEAAALKLWTETGVRVLPGAYLAREIDGLNPGHEFIRAALVAPKAETERGLMAIRDVLYAA; encoded by the coding sequence ATGAAGTTTCCCGAGCGGTTTTCGAACCTTCCGGCTTATGCGTTTCCGCGTCTGCGCGCTCTGCTCGATCATCACGAGCCGGGTGGCGACGTGGTGCATATGACCATTGGCGAGCCGAAACATGCCTTTCCCGCTTGGGTCACGGATGTGATCACGGAACATGCCGCGGGGTTCAACAACTATCCCCCGAACGAAGGTCTGCCGGAGTTGCGGCAGGCGTTTTGCGATTGGTTGGGCCGCCGCTATGGCGTGGCGATGGATGCCGATGCCAATGTGATGCCCCTGAACGGGACGCGCGAGGGGCTTTATAATGCGGGCATGGCCCTGTGCCCGGAGGTGAAGAACGGGCAGCAGCCGGTCGTGTTGATGCCGAACCCGTTTTACCAGGTCTATATGCTGGCGGCGATTTCGGCGGGAGCGGAGCCTGTGCTGGTGCCTGCGACGGCGGAGACGGGGCATTTGCCGGATTACGCGTCGGTTGATCCGGAGATTTTGAACCGAACGGTGGCCTGCTACATGTGTTCGCCTGCGAACCCGCAGGGGGCCGTGGCGGGCAAGGGCTATTGGCAAGATTTGATTGCGCTGGCCGAGCAGTACGATTTTCAGGTCTTTGCCGACGAGTGCTATTCCGAGATTTACCGCGATGTACCGCCTGTGGGTGTGCTGGAGTGCATTGGGGATGCGGACCCCGAGCGGGTTGTCGCGTTTCATTCGCTGTCGAAGCGGTCGAACTTGCCGGGTCTGAGGTCAGGTTTCATTGTCGGTGGACCCGCGACCATTCGGGAGGCCAAGCAGCTGCGCACCTATGCGGGCACGCCGCTGCCCACGCCCCTGCAACATGCTGCGGCGGCGGTTTGGGCGGATGAGGCGCACGTTGTCCAGAACCGGGCGCAGTATCACGAGAAGTACGACATGGCGGACCGCATCCTGGGCAACGTGCCGGGATACATGTCACCCGAGGCGGGCTTTTTTCTCTGGTTGCCTGTTGGTGACGGCGAGGCAGCGGCGCTGAAGCTGTGGACGGAGACCGGTGTGCGCGTGCTGCCGGGCGCGTATCTGGCGCGTGAGATCGACGGGCTGAACCCCGGACATGAGTTTATCAGGGCCGCGCTGGTGGCCCCAAAGGCAGAGACGGAGCGCGGCCTGATGGCCATCCGCGACGTTCTTTACGCCGCATAA
- a CDS encoding DNA translocase FtsK has translation MAYQTRRDPLFDQGMQVALEKRGRELVGIGLLIAGLMAAAMMLSYSPDDPNWMASTDAPVQNWLGRTGASIAAPLFMIGGWGVFGIAIVLMVWGVRFGLHIGTERALGRLIFAPIAIAFGSIYAATLQPGDLWLSTHGFGLGGLFGDTVMAFILTVLPLASSFAVKLMSLLMGIGIVVFGAFVLGFTRFEIARLARFMLVGLVMAYALLMTVLGRSAGGAVQAARSIQERQAERRAARAAEAAEAEAYAAAVPDVQAYDYDDDEEYDAPARPSLLSRMPTLIKRSDPVPDEMPEQELIETYSDVDVGEGPGDARIKSKIADVIKARVRSNPALQAESVAPLTKGRGRGPDPLVLNTAPQHALPPEPPLTAPAVVRSEPPLTAAHAPVDAYVPVPDEMPEQLDVPMSEPVPEAPAIPVAEPRQIVQQPARKVVQPSTRAQLEAQPKLKFEDTHPGFELPPLNLLESPTAVQRHHLSDEALEENARMLENVLDDYGVKGEIVSVRPGPVVTMYELEPAPGLKASRVIGLADDIARSMAALSARVSTVPGRSVIGIELPNENREKVVLREILASREFGDGNQKLPLALGKNIGGDPVVANLAKMPHLLIAGTTGSGKSVAINTMILSLLYKLTPEECRLIMIDPKMLELSVYDGIPHLLSPVVTDPKKAVVALKWVVGEMEERYRKMSKMGVRNIDGYNGRVREALAKDEMFSRTVQTGFDDETGEPVFETEEFAPEAMPYIVVIVDEMADLMMVAGKEIEACIQRLAQMARASGIHLIMATQRPSVDVITGTIKANFPTRISFQVTSKIDSRTILGEMGAEQLLGMGDMLYMAGGAKITRCHGPFVSDEEVEEIVNHLKAFGAPDYVSGVVDGPDEDKESNIDAVLGLGGNTDGEDALYDQAVAIVIKDRKCSTSYIQRKLAIGYNKAARLVEQMEDEGVVSSANHVGKREILVPEQ, from the coding sequence ATGGCATATCAGACACGGCGGGATCCGCTTTTCGATCAAGGGATGCAGGTGGCGCTGGAAAAGCGCGGGCGTGAGTTGGTGGGCATCGGCCTGCTGATCGCGGGCCTGATGGCGGCAGCCATGATGCTGAGCTACAGCCCCGATGATCCGAACTGGATGGCGTCGACCGATGCGCCGGTGCAGAACTGGTTGGGCCGGACCGGTGCCTCCATTGCCGCACCGCTGTTCATGATCGGTGGTTGGGGTGTGTTTGGGATCGCCATTGTTTTGATGGTCTGGGGTGTGCGCTTTGGTCTGCATATCGGGACCGAGCGGGCGCTGGGCCGTTTGATCTTTGCCCCCATCGCGATTGCGTTCGGGTCGATCTATGCCGCGACCTTGCAGCCGGGTGATCTGTGGTTGTCCACGCATGGCTTTGGTCTGGGGGGGCTGTTTGGCGACACGGTCATGGCCTTTATCCTGACCGTGCTGCCCCTTGCGTCGAGCTTTGCCGTCAAGCTGATGTCGCTGCTGATGGGCATTGGCATCGTGGTGTTCGGTGCCTTTGTTCTGGGCTTTACCCGGTTTGAGATCGCGCGGCTGGCGCGGTTCATGCTGGTCGGTTTGGTCATGGCCTATGCCCTTTTGATGACCGTTCTGGGCCGCAGCGCGGGCGGGGCCGTTCAGGCGGCGCGCAGCATCCAGGAACGTCAGGCTGAGCGTCGTGCCGCACGCGCGGCGGAGGCCGCGGAAGCCGAAGCCTATGCTGCGGCGGTGCCGGATGTGCAGGCATATGATTATGACGATGACGAAGAGTATGACGCGCCTGCGAGGCCAAGCCTGCTGTCGCGGATGCCGACGCTGATCAAGCGGTCGGACCCTGTGCCGGATGAGATGCCGGAGCAGGAATTGATCGAGACATATAGCGATGTGGATGTGGGCGAGGGGCCCGGCGATGCGCGGATCAAGTCGAAGATCGCGGATGTGATCAAGGCGCGTGTGCGGTCGAACCCTGCGCTGCAGGCCGAAAGCGTGGCGCCGTTGACCAAGGGGCGGGGCCGCGGGCCAGATCCCCTGGTGTTGAACACTGCGCCGCAGCATGCCTTGCCGCCCGAGCCGCCGCTGACAGCACCTGCGGTTGTGCGGTCTGAGCCGCCTTTGACGGCGGCCCATGCGCCGGTTGACGCATATGTGCCGGTTCCGGACGAGATGCCCGAGCAGTTAGATGTGCCGATGTCCGAGCCCGTTCCGGAGGCGCCTGCCATTCCCGTGGCCGAGCCGCGCCAGATCGTGCAACAGCCCGCCCGCAAGGTCGTGCAGCCCAGCACGCGCGCCCAGCTTGAGGCGCAGCCGAAGCTGAAGTTCGAGGATACGCATCCCGGTTTCGAACTGCCGCCCCTGAACTTGCTGGAAAGCCCGACGGCCGTGCAGCGCCATCATCTGAGTGATGAGGCGTTGGAGGAAAATGCGCGGATGCTGGAAAACGTGCTGGATGATTACGGTGTGAAGGGCGAGATCGTGTCGGTGCGCCCCGGCCCCGTGGTCACCATGTATGAATTGGAGCCAGCGCCGGGTTTGAAAGCGAGCCGCGTGATTGGTCTGGCCGATGATATTGCCCGGTCGATGGCCGCCCTGTCGGCACGTGTGTCCACCGTGCCCGGTCGGTCCGTGATTGGCATCGAATTGCCGAACGAGAACCGGGAAAAGGTCGTGCTGCGCGAGATTTTGGCGAGCCGGGAATTTGGTGACGGCAACCAGAAGCTGCCGCTGGCGTTGGGCAAGAACATTGGTGGTGATCCGGTTGTGGCCAACCTGGCCAAGATGCCTCACCTGCTGATTGCGGGGACAACCGGTTCCGGTAAGTCCGTGGCGATCAACACGATGATCCTGTCGCTGTTGTACAAGCTGACGCCCGAGGAATGCCGGTTGATCATGATCGACCCAAAGATGCTGGAACTGAGCGTCTATGACGGCATTCCGCATCTGTTGTCGCCCGTTGTGACCGATCCGAAGAAGGCGGTTGTCGCCCTGAAATGGGTCGTGGGCGAGATGGAAGAACGCTATCGCAAGATGTCCAAGATGGGCGTGCGCAACATCGACGGCTACAATGGCCGGGTGCGGGAGGCGCTGGCGAAGGACGAGATGTTCAGCCGCACCGTGCAGACCGGATTTGATGACGAGACGGGTGAGCCCGTGTTCGAGACCGAGGAGTTTGCGCCCGAGGCGATGCCCTACATCGTGGTCATCGTGGACGAGATGGCCGACCTGATGATGGTCGCGGGCAAGGAGATCGAGGCGTGCATTCAGCGGCTGGCGCAGATGGCGCGGGCGAGCGGTATCCACCTGATCATGGCGACGCAACGGCCTTCGGTCGATGTCATCACCGGCACGATCAAGGCAAACTTCCCGACGCGGATTTCCTTCCAAGTGACCTCGAAAATCGACTCGCGCACCATTCTGGGCGAGATGGGGGCCGAGCAGCTCTTGGGCATGGGGGACATGCTGTACATGGCGGGTGGGGCGAAGATTACCCGCTGTCATGGGCCGTTTGTGAGCGATGAGGAAGTCGAGGAGATCGTGAACCACCTCAAGGCCTTTGGCGCGCCGGACTATGTGTCGGGTGTGGTCGATGGGCCGGATGAGGACAAGGAAAGCAACATTGACGCTGTTCTGGGTCTGGGTGGAAACACGGATGGCGAGGATGCGCTTTATGATCAGGCGGTGGCCATTGTGATCAAGGATCGCAAATGTTCGACCTCGTATATCCAGCGGAAACTGGCCATCGGCTACAACAAGGCCGCGCGGCTGGTTGAGCAGATGGAGGACGAGGGCGTCGTGTCGTCGGCCAACCATGTGGGCAAGCGTGAGATTCTGGTGCCGGAGCAGTGA
- a CDS encoding LolA family protein, which yields MTLWTRMAAVAVAIVAAQAAWADKLPLNAISSYLNDLRTAQGTFTQINDDGTVDTGNIYIKRPGKMRFEYNAPNESLLVASANAVYIVDSKSNQPPETYPLRRTPLSLILARNVNLSQANMVVGHDFDGTATIVTAQDPEHPEYGNIQMKFTGNPVQLRQWVVNDSGGGQTTVVLGELQTGGSISNRLFDAPRRTAD from the coding sequence ATGACCCTTTGGACCCGGATGGCGGCTGTGGCCGTGGCGATTGTGGCGGCGCAGGCGGCCTGGGCGGACAAGCTGCCCCTGAATGCGATTTCCAGCTATTTGAACGATTTGCGCACGGCGCAGGGCACGTTCACGCAGATCAATGATGACGGGACGGTGGACACCGGCAACATCTATATCAAGCGGCCGGGCAAGATGCGGTTCGAGTACAATGCGCCGAATGAGTCGCTGCTGGTGGCGAGCGCCAACGCCGTTTACATCGTGGATTCCAAGTCCAACCAACCGCCCGAGACCTATCCGCTGCGCCGGACGCCGCTGTCGCTGATCCTGGCGCGGAACGTGAACCTGTCTCAGGCCAATATGGTCGTGGGGCATGACTTTGACGGCACAGCCACGATTGTGACGGCGCAGGACCCCGAGCATCCGGAATACGGCAACATCCAGATGAAGTTTACAGGCAACCCGGTGCAGTTGCGTCAGTGGGTCGTGAATGACAGCGGAGGCGGTCAGACCACCGTGGTGTTGGGTGAGTTGCAAACAGGCGGTTCGATTTCCAACCGCCTGTTCGATGCACCGCGGCGCACCGCTGACTAG
- a CDS encoding lytic transglycosylase: MSRLFRALALVLLAASCGGGSGTAPNRLDNACSIVSERPEYLRAFRAVERKYGVPVHVQMATIYQESKFISDARPPYRYAAGVIPTGRISSAFGYSQALDGTWDEYLDQTGKRRARRDSIRDATDFMGWYMAETNRRLGIPLSDTRNQYLAYHEGRTGYTRGSYRNKAWLMRVAGEVDQRSTMYAAQLRSC, translated from the coding sequence ATGAGCAGACTCTTTCGCGCTTTGGCATTGGTTCTTTTGGCTGCCAGCTGTGGTGGCGGGTCGGGCACGGCCCCCAACCGGCTGGACAACGCCTGTTCCATTGTCAGTGAGCGCCCAGAATACCTTCGCGCCTTCCGGGCGGTTGAACGCAAATACGGCGTGCCGGTGCACGTGCAGATGGCGACGATCTACCAGGAAAGCAAATTCATTTCCGACGCACGCCCCCCCTACCGGTACGCAGCCGGTGTGATCCCGACGGGTCGTATTTCCAGCGCCTTCGGCTACAGTCAGGCTTTGGACGGCACGTGGGATGAGTATCTGGACCAGACCGGAAAACGTCGTGCGCGCAGGGACAGCATCCGCGACGCCACAGACTTCATGGGCTGGTACATGGCCGAAACCAACCGCCGCCTCGGCATCCCGCTAAGCGACACGCGCAACCAGTACCTTGCCTATCACGAGGGGCGGACGGGCTATACACGCGGCTCCTACCGAAACAAGGCGTGGCTGATGCGGGTCGCGGGCGAGGTTGATCAGCGGTCCACGATGTACGCGGCCCAACTGCGGTCCTGCTAG